A genomic region of Trifolium pratense cultivar HEN17-A07 linkage group LG3, ARS_RC_1.1, whole genome shotgun sequence contains the following coding sequences:
- the LOC123918655 gene encoding zinc finger A20 and AN1 domain-containing stress-associated protein 8-like, translated as MEHEKTDCQAPPEGPMLCINNCGFFGSAATMNMCSKCHKDMMLKQEQAQLAASSLGNIMNGSTSKTEKEPVVAASVDFQAIFAEPINTIFKPFAFGLTSEESGDAKPKDGPKRCSNCNKRVGLTGFNCRCGNVFCAVHRYSDKHDCPFDYRTAAQDAIAKANPVVKAEKLDKI; from the coding sequence ATGGAACATGAAAAGACTGATTGTCAAGCTCCCCCAGAAGGTCCTATGTTGTGCATCAACAACTGTGGATTTTTCGGAAGTGCAGCTACCATGAACATGTGTTCTAAGTGCCACAAAGACATGATGCTGAAACAAGAGCAGGCCCAGCTTGCAGCATCATCCCTTGGCAATATTATGAATGGGTCTACAAGCAAAACTGAAAAAGAACCTGTTGTTGCTGCCAGCGTGGATTTCCAAGCCATATTTGCGGAACCTATAAACACTATCTTTAAGCCATTTGCATTTGGCTTGACTTCGGAGGAGAGTGGTGATGCAAAGCCAAAGGATGGTCCGAAACGTTGCAGCAACTGCAATAAGCGAGTTGGTTTGACAGGGTTCAACTGCCGATGTGGTAATGTTTTCTGTGCTGTACATCGGTACTCGGACAAGCATGATTGCCCGTTTGATTACCGCACTGCTGCACAAGATGCCATAGCTAAAGCAAACCCAGTTGTCAAGGCTGAGAAGCTTGATAAGATCTAA